CACACACCTCAAACCATGGACCTTTCCACCCTCCACCAACCCGTCTCCGACCTTTTCGCCGATGCGCATGCGGAGGACCCCCAAGGGTTCCGGCTGTCCGAAGAGCAGGTGGCGTTCTTCCATGAGAACGGCTACCTGACCGGGGTGCGCGTGCTGACCGATGCGCAGGTCGAAGCGCTTCGCGAGCAGTTGGCCCCGCTGATGGTCTCCGGGCACGAAGGCGAAGAGCTGTGGCACGAGTACCACTCCAACGAGTCCACCAACCCCGACACGGTGCTGTTCCACGCGCTGGGGGCGTGGCGGATCCAGCCCGGCTTCCACGACGCGCTCTGGAACCCGCGCTTCGCCGTGCCCGCGGCCCAACTGCTGGGCGGCCGCGTGCGGTTCTGGCACGACCAGCTCTTCTGCAAGCCCGTACGGCACGGCGGGGTGGTTGCGTGGCACCAGGATTACTCCTACTGGACGCGCACGAAGCCGATGGCGCACCTCACGTGCTGGATCGGACTGGACGACGCCACGCGCGACAACGGGTGCCTGGCGTACATCCCGAGGAGCCACGAGTGGGAGCTGCTTCCCGTCACGGGTCTCGCGGGGGACATGGACGCGATCCAGACAGTGCTGAGCGAGGAGCAGAAGGCCGCGTTCCACCCCGTGTACGCCGAGCTGAGGGCCGGGGAAGCCGCGTTCCACCACCCGCTGCTCGTGCACGGCTCGTACGAGAACCGCACCGATCGCCCGCGCCGGGCAATGGTGATCAACGCGATGCGAGACGGCGTGTGCTCCTACACCGACGAACCCCTGCTGCAGGGGGTGCCTCGCATTCGGAAGGGGGAGAAGGTGGACGGCCAGTTCTTCCCACTGCTTGGATCCTAGGAAGACAAACGACGCCGGCCCCTCACCCTCTGCCCCCTCTCCCCGAGACCCCCGGGAGCCCCCACCCAGTTCGCTACGCTCACTGCCTCCCCCTCGGAAGGGGGAGGGGCGAGGGGGTTCTGGCGACAAACGACAAACGGCCAACGACAAGCGACGCTAGGCTAGAATCACCCTGCGATGCCGAACTCCCCGCAAGGGCGCCCCGCCTCTCCGAAGGACGACCCGTCGTCGGCCATTCGCGTCGACGACGTCCGCATCCGCGAGGTCAAGGAGTTGACGCCGCCCGCGCATCTCCTGCGCGAGTTTCCGACCACGCCGAGTTCGGAGTCGCTCACGTTTGGGACGCGCGAGGCTGTTCATCGCGTGTTGCACGGCGCGGACGACCGCATGCTCGTGATCGTCGGGCCGTGCTCCATCCACGATGTCCGCGCGGCGCGGGAGTACGGGGAGCGGTTGGCGCGGATTCGCGGAGAATTCGAATCGGAGCTGATCGTCGTGATGCGCGTCTACTTCGAGAAGCCGCGCACGACGGTGGGCTGGAAGGGTCTCATCAACGACCCCAACCTCGATGGGAGCTTCCAGATCAACAAGGGCTTGAGGGTTGCCCGCAAGCTCTTGTGGGAGCTGAACGAGTTGGGGATCCCATGCGGCACCGAGTACCTCGATATGATCTCGCCGCAGTACTACGCGGATCTGATCAGTTGGGGTGCGATCGGCGCCCGGACGACGGAGAGTCAGGTGCATCGGGAGCTTTCTTCGGGCCTTTCGTGCCCCGTGGGTTTTAAGAACGGGACGGATGGGAACGTCCGCATCGCCGTGGACGCGATCAAGGCCGCGCAGTCGCCGCACCACTTCCTATCGGTGACCAAGGGCGGCCACTCGGCCATCGTTTCGACCAAGGGCAACGAGGATTGCCACATCATCCTGCGCGGAGGTCGCCAACCCAACTACGGCGCCGAGAGCGTCGACTCCGCGTGCAAGGCGTTGGCGGCCGGGGCGTTGGCGCAGCGCCTGATGATCGATCTCTCGCATGGCAACAGCGGCAAGGAGTACCGCAACCAAACGGCGGTCGGCGCAGAAGTCGCGCGCCAGGTGGCCGAGGGCGACGAGCGCATCTTCGGCGTGATGCTTGAATCGCATTTGAAAGCTGGTCGTCAGGACCTCGAGCCGGGGCAGGAGCTGGAGTACGGCAAGAGCATCACGGACGCGTGCCTCGGCTGGGAGGAGACGGTCCCCCTGCTCGAAGGCATGGCGGCCGCTGTGCGGAGGCGCCGATTGGTGGTGGAAGGCCGTTCGTAGCGGAGGGGAGAAGAGTGGACGAGCGCAAACCTTGGGACGTCCCGGTCACGGAAGAGGGGCGGGACGAGCTGATCCGCATGGTGGCTGACTACCAGCAACCCGGAGATGAGCTTGAGCTGGGGCAGACCCTTTCGCGTCTCGCCCACGTGGTCAAGCACGTGGGATCGCCGGACGGTCAAGGGGCGATGGTTCGGTCGGCCCAGATCGGTTCCGAAGCGGTACGGGTGCTTCGAGAGATCGATGCGCCGAAGGCCCTGTGCCGCGCGCTGCGTATCGCCGCGGTGCCCTTTGTGACCGGTATCGACTGTGAGGCTCTGTTAGCCGAATCGCTGACCCTCGCGCGCCAGATCGGCGACCTCGAGGAGGAGGGCTGGACCCTGTTTCGCATGACAAGGGCGAACGGAGTTGACGGCGTCGCGGTCGAGGATGCCCTTCGGTGCTTCGAAGCGTGCGGTTCGCTCAGCGGGAAGGCCTGCTGCCTCGTGTCGATGGCGATCGAAACTCAGCCACACCCCTTGGAGCTCCTCGAGGAGGCGGCGCGCCTCTATGAGCAGGACGGGAACGAGGTTGAGGCGGGGCGCGCCAGGAAGATCGCCGAAATGCTCACACCGTGAAGGGGCCTCGAGCCTCCGCTTAGGAGCCGATTCCCCAAGTTATCAAGAGCCTTCCGCTGCCGCTGATCCGTCAGAATGAGAGCGGACTTGGCGGTCGCAGGGGCTCCTGATCCCCTCACCCCAACCCCTCTCCCCCGGAGGGGCGAGGGGCCCGGACGGCCGCCCCAACGACCAACCACAAACCACAAACCACTGAAAGCGCGGATGAATCCGCGCACTCCCAAACGACCAACGACAAACGACAAACGATTAACGACAAGTGTCCTTCGTCCACCTCCACAACCACACCGAATACAGCCTCCTCGACGGCGCCAACCGCATTCCGTCGATGGTCAAACGCGCCAAGGAGTTGGGGATGCAGGCGCTCTCCATCAGCGACCACGGCGTGATGTTCGGGGTGATGGAGTTCTATCTCGAGTGCAAGAAGCAGGGGATCAAACCCATCCTCGGGGTCGAGGCGTATGTGGCGCCCAATGGTCTGGGAAAGCGCAACGGCCGGGAAGAGAACGAGACGTACCACCTCCTCCTGCTTGCCAAGAACCTCGAGGGGTACCGCAACCTTTGCAAGCTCTCCTCGATCGCCGCGCTCGAGGGCTACTACTACAAGCCCCGCATCGACCACGAGCTTCTTCGCAAGCACAGCGAGGGTCTGATCGGCACGAGCACGTGCTTGGGAAGCGAAATCTGCCAGGAGCTGCTGAAGGGCTCCTACGACAAGGCCCAGTATCTGGCCGGGATGTACGCCGAGATCTTCGGCGAGGGCAATTACTTCATCGAGCTGCAGGACCACCGGCTCAAGGAGCAGGCGATGATTCGCGAGCCCCTCCTTCGCATCGCGCGCGAGCTGAACCTGCCGACGATCGCCACCAACGACGCGCACTACCTGTGCAAGACCGATTCGAAGCCGCACGACGTGCTGCTCTGCATCCAAACCGGCTCGCTCGTCGAAGACAACAAGCGCATGCGCTTCGAGACGGACGAGTTCTATCTCAAGTCCGAAGAGGAGATGGCTGCGCTGTTCCCGGACGTGCCCGAGGCGCTTGAGAACACGGCGCTCATCGCCGAGATGTGCGAGGTCGAGCTGGGCAGCCAGCGGGCGAACATGCCCGATCCCGAACTCCCCGAAGGCGAAACGCCCCGCTCGTACTTGCGCAAGGTCGCGACCGAGCAACTTGCCAAGCGCGTGAAGGGTGCCGACGAGCGTGCCCTGGAGAGGCTCGAGTACGAGCTGGGCGTCATCGAGAAGACGGGCTTCGAGTCCTACTTTTTGCTTGTGCGCGAGTTCGCCGATTTCACCCGCGAGAGCGGCATCCACTTCGGCGTGCGGGGTTCGGCCGCGGGCTCGCTGGTCTCGTACTGCCTGGGGATTACCGATATCGACCCGCTGGAGTACGACCTCACGTTCGAGCGCTTCCTCAACCCGGAGCGCGTGTCGATGCCCGACATCGACATGGACTTCGAGGACGCGCGCCGCGACGAGGTGATCAAGTGGGTCACCGAGCGCTACGGGAACGACCGCGTGGCGCAGATCGTGACCTTCGGGACGCTGGGCGCGAAGGCGGCGATCAAGGATTGCGGCCGCGTGCAGGGTTACACGCCCCAGGAGACCGACCGGATCTGCAAGACCGTGCCGAACCTGCCTGGGATGAGCCTGGCGAGGGCGCTCAAGGAGTCCGCGGATTTCCGCCAGCTCGTGAACACGGAGCCGAAGGTCGCCTCGCTCGTCGAGATCGCGAAGTCGGTCGAGGGGATGGCGCGGCACTGCGGCGTGCACGCGGCGGGCATCGTGATCAGCAAGGAGCCGCTGATGGAGCACGTCCCGCTCTACCGCGGCAACGACGGCCAGGCCATCACCGCCTACGAGATGGGCATCCTCGAGAAGATCGGGCTGCTCAAGATGGATTTCTTGGGTCTGTCGAACCTCACCGTGCTCGCCAAGGCGGTGGACAACATCCAGAAGGCACGGGGCATCGAACTGGACGTGGGCGCCCTGCCGCTGGACGACGAGCCCACCTACGAACTGCTGGCGCGCGGAGACACGGTCGGCGTGTTCCAGCTCGAGTCGGGCGGCATGACCCGCTACGTTCAGCAACTGAAGCCGCAGAGCGTCCGGGAGCTGGCGGCCATGGTCGCGCTCTACCGGCCCGGTCCGATGGAACACATTCCGCGGTTCATCGACTACAAGTTCGGGCGGGCGACCCCCGAATACCTCGACGAGCGGATGCGCCCGATCCTCGAGGAGACGTACGGCGTCATCGTCTACCAGGACCAGGTGCTCAAGCTCGTACAAGCGCTAGCCGGGTTCTCCCTCGGCAAAGCGGACATCCTGCGCCGGGCGATGGGGAAGAAGGACAAGAAGGCGATGGACTCGATGCACGTCGAGTTCATGTCGGGCGCGGACGCGAACGGAGTGGCCGCGGAAGCCGCACAACAGGTTTGGGAGATGCTGCTCCCGTTTGCCGGCTACGCGTTCAACAAGGCGCATGCCGTGTGCTATGCGATGATCGCGTACCAGACCGCGTACCTCAAGGCCAACTACCCCGTGGAGTACATGGCGGCGCTCCTCGCCGTTTACCGTTCGAAGGAGGACCGTGTCACGAACTTCATCGAGGAGTGTCGGCGGCAGAAGATCTCGGTGCTGCCTCCGGACATCAGCCTGTCGGAAGTGGACTTCTGCATCGAGCACCCGGAGTCCCTACGGGGCGAGCCGCCCAAGCGCGGGGCCAAGGCCCCCCAGCCCGGCATCCGTTTCGGGCTCGCGGCGATCAAAGGGGTGGGCGAGGGCTTGGTGCAGGCCGCGATCGCAGATCGCGAGGAGAACGGGCCGTTCCGCCACCTGTTCGACGTCGCAGACCGCCTCAAGCAGGCGGGGCTGAATCGCGCCGCACTGGATGCTTTGGTGCGGGCGGGGGCGCTGGACTCGATCGATCGCAACCGCCGCAAGCTGGCCGAACACGTGGATGCGGCGATGGTGTACGCCGAGCGCCGAGGGCGGGATCGCGAGGGCGGTCAGAAGAGCATTTTCGAGGAGGACGGAGACACCGCCGCGCCTTCGTTCCCGGATCTTCCCGAGACCGAGACGTTCTCGCGCTCCGAGCTTTTGGCCATGGAGAAGGAGTTGATGGGCATCTACGTGTCCGATCACCCCCTTCGAGGCATGGAGCGGCGCATCCAACAGAGTTCGACGCACACGTGCGGTTCGGTCGAAGAGTTGGAGGAGGGGACGAGTGTTCGGCTGGCGGGGGTCATCGCCGCTTTGCGGACGATCACGACCAAGCAGTCCGGCAAGAAGATGGCGACGATGACCCTCGAGGATTTCTCCGGCCAAGCGCAGGTCATCGTCTTTCCCGCCGTGTACGAGCGCTTCCGCGAGGCGATCGTGAAGGACTCGGTCGTGCGGATGCGCGGGGCTGTGATGCACCGCGAGCGCGCGGGCAGCAGCGGTGAGAAGAGCATCGAGATCCGGATGGAGGACGTCGAGCCGATCGAGCCCGTGCTGGACCTGCAGATGGGGGGTGCGATGGACGCGAAGCGCCTGGTGATCCGCATCGAGAAGGCGACGCCGAGGCAGCTTCAGGGCCTCAAAGGGTTGTTGTGCAAGCATCCGGGCATGTACGAGGTCGAGGTGCAGATTCTCCCGCGCTCCACGTTCCACCCCTTGCTGCTCGATTACACCGTCGCCCCGACGAGCGACTTGCTCGCCTCGATCAAGAACGTGGTGACCGAGTGCGAGTTGGAGCTCGTTGCGCCAGATGGTTCGGCGGCGGAGTATGAATAGGCGTCCCGCATCTGCCGACACTCCAATAGGTTCACCATGCACTTGCTCCTGATCTATCTCGCCCTCGGTCTGCACGGAGGCGCCCCTACCGCCAAAGGTCCGGCCACCGGCGCCGCGGTCTCGGCCGCCCCGTCGACGCCCGCCGCCCCCGGGACAAACGCCGCTCCGGCAGCCTTCGACGTGGCCATCGCCGACGTGGCGCTGCTTCAGGTGAAGTCCGTCCAGGAAGAGCTGAAGATCGACGAGGCGACGCGCGCCCGGATGAACAAACACGCGGATGCCCACAAGAAGGCGCTCGACGCGTATCGGGCGAAGGTGGAGAAGGAGAAGATCGATCCGGCCAAGGCGATGCAGTCGCCCGAAATGGCGAAGATCTTCAAGGACCTGAAGGACGGCGTGTTCTCCGAGCTAAGCGCCGCCCAGATTCACCGATTGCGCGAGCTGACCCTGCAGCGCGCCGGGATCGTGGCGATCGGCCAGGCCGACGTTGCGAAACAAGTCGGGCTGAACGACAAACAGCTCGAGAAGTTTCGTTCGACGTTCCAATCGGAGTTTCAGAAGGTCCAGAAACTGCGCGAGGAGACGATGCGCGGCGCCCTGAAGGAGTACGAGGGCAAGCAGCCCAAGTCCCAAGCGGAGGCGGATGCGTGGCGCCAGGACGCGCAGAAGAAGCTCGCCGCGGCGGAGAAGGCGATGGCCCCGAAGGTCGAGGCCCTCGCCAAGGAGACCGAGTCGCGGCTCAACGCGCTCCTCACCGCGGAGCAGAAGAAGGCGTGGAACGATCTCAAGGGAGCTCCCTTCACTTTCAAGTAGGCTGAGCGGAGCTTCATGAGCGATTCCAACTCCCCATTGGCCGAGCGCTTCGCGCGGTTGCGTGCGAAGGGTGAGAAGGCGTTGGTCTTGTTCGTCACCGCCGGCGATCCGCCCCTGGAGGAGCTGCCCGCGATCCTCGAGACGTTGGCCGAGGCGGGAGCGGACGTGATCGAGGTCGGCATGCCCTTCAGCGACCCGATTGCGGATGGGCCGACCATCCAGGCGAGCAGCCAGCGGGCGTTGGACCGCGGCGCCACGCCGTCGAAGGTCCTGGAGGCGCTTGGCGCGGTCCAGATGGACGTGCCGCGGGTGTTGATGGGCTACTACAACCCGGTCCTTCGGCGCGGTTTGGACGCCTTTGCCTCAGCGGCCGCGGCCGCCGGTGTTTCGGGCACGATCATCAGCGATCTGACGCCGGAGGAGGCCCAGCCCTGGCGGGACGCGAGTCTCGCCCACGGCCTCGACACGATCTTCCTCGTCGCCCCGACGAGCACGGAGGCGCGCTTGGAGAGGGCGTGTTCGATGGCGACGGGTTTCGTCTACGCGGTCTCGCGCACCGGCGTCACCGGGGCGGGGAACCAGGTGCCGGCCGACGTGGGGAGTTTGGTGCGGAGGGTGCGCGCCCACACGGAGACGCCGGTGTGCGTCGGGTTCGGGATCAGCACTCCCGAGCACGTGCGGGCCGTATGTGCGGACGCGGACGGGGCCGTGGTGGGCAGTTGGCTGGTCGACCTCCTCGCGCAGCACTGGCAGGGCGGCGCGGGCCGGGAGAAGGTGCGCTCCGCCGTCGCCGCCCTGAAGGCCGCCACCCGAGGTGTTGCACTCCCAGATTAGAACCCAAACTCCTTGGCTCGGACCTCGCGGACGTCCTTTCGCTCGCGGATCAGCCTTTCCAGTGTCTCGGAGATGGGGTCGAGCTTCGGCTCGTCGTGGCTGATGGCGATGCCCTTGCGGATCGTCCCGTCGCCCTCGAAGTACAGCTCGACGAACTCGCCGTCCTTCACCGAGCCGTAGAACGTGGATTCGCCCACCAGCTCCGAATCGCCCCGCAGAATCATGTGCAGGTCGAGGAAGTCGGAGAAGAAGTAGGGGACCTGGTCGTAGGGAGTGTCGGCGCCCGCCATGTTGGCTCCGGCCGCTCGGCCCTGCCATCGCGCGTGGAGGTGGTGTTCGGCATGCCACTGCTTGCCGAGCACCACGTCGTCGAAGTGGGCCACGTCGCCGGCGGCCCAGACGTGTGGATCGCTGGTTTGGAGCTTGGAGTCCACGACGATGCCGCCGTCGGTCGCCACCTTCAGCCCCGCGGCGCTCGCCAACTCCGTGTTGAGTTCGGCACCGGTGCAGATCACGACGCACTGTGCGGACGTCGTGCCCGCGTCCGTGACCACCGCCTCGGCGCGGGACGTCCCGGCCACGCCGATCACGTGGTGTCCGAGCACAAAACGCGCGCCCTCGCGCTCGAAGCGCGTCTTGATGAACGATCCGGTGGTTTCGCTGGCGAAGAGGTGCCAGGGGTGTCCGCCTGCAGACACGATGGTGGTCTTGAGCCCGCGCCCAATGCAGGCGGCTGCCACCTCGATGCCGAGGTAGCCCGCGCCGACGACCACGACGTCCGGATGCCTGGGAAACACCTCGCGCAGGTTGCGCGCGTCGTCCAGGGTGCGGAGGTAGAAGACGCCGGGGAGTTCCGCGCCGGGCAGATCCGACCCGTGGGGTTTTGCGCCGGTGGCGAGGAGCGCCTTCTCGTAGGTCACGGTGTCGCCGTTCTCCAGCGTCGCAGTTCGCGCGGCGGGGTCGAGCCGCGTCGCGCGGACCCCCACCAGGAGGTCGATGTGGTTGTCGGGATAGAAGTTGTCGAACTTGCTGTAGGCGTCGTCGTCGGCGAACGTGTCCTTGGCCAAAGCCGACTTGGAGACGGGCGGCCGGTCGTACGGGGGGTGGTTCTCCCCGCACACGAGGAGGATCGAGCCTTCCTTGTCGTGGTCGCGGATCGTCTGCGCCGCGGAAACGCTGGCGACCCCGCCGCCGATGAGGAGGTACTTCGTGGTGTGGGAGCTCATTGGGACATTCTACGGCGGTCGGGGCCCTCGTGTTTTGTCCTGGGCGACCTTTGTCGCACGAAGTCCAAATCCGCCGGTTAGGAAGCCGGCGTTGGATTGCAAACCTACCGCTGGAACACCGAGACCACCAAGAGGATGAGCCCCGCGAGGACCACCAGCGCCACCAGCGCGACCCGCATGTGTCGGCGCGGATACCATCGCCCCTCGCGCATCTGCCGCGAGAGCATTTGAAGCGCCTCGTTCTCCGCGGCGTCAAGCCGCTCGCGCTCCTCGGGGGTCAATTGGCGCAATGCATCGTGGTCCACGGCTACGGAGGGCACGAGGCAGGTGAGCCTCGGGTTGCAAAAAAAAGGGCGAGAGCTTCCACCCTCGCCCCTTCGATTTCCGAGAAGCCCGACTTAGCGGGCGTAGAACTCGATGACCTGTTGCTCTTGGAAGAAGTTGGGGAAGTCTTCGCGCTCCGGCAGGGCGATGATCTTGCCGCTGAAGTTCACCACGTCGGCGTCCATGTACGCCGGGACCGGGGCGCCTTCGTAGTGGTTCATGCGGGCCATGCCGCGGCTGGCCTCGCGGTCGCGGACGCTGATCACGTCGCCGACCTTGAGCTGGTAGCTGGGCACGTTCACGAGCTTGCCGTTCACGAGGATGTGCTGGTGGGTGACCATCTGCCGCGCCTGGAAGATCGAGCGCGCGTAGCCGAGGCGCCACACCGCGGTCTGCAGCCGCAGCTCAAGAAGCCGCAGGAAGTTCAAGCTGTTGTTGCCGTGCATGCGCGCGGCCTTCTTGAACGTGTTGTGGAACTGCTTCTCCATCATGTGGTAGTAGCGGCGGATCACCTGCTTCGCCTGAAGCTGCTCCCCGTACTCCGACTGACGGCGCTGGTCGCGCATGTTCGGGCCGTGCTGGCCCGGCGGATACGGCCGTTTGGAGCTGGGGCACTTGGGTTTGCCCCAGATGTTGAAGCCGACGATGCGGCAGATATCTGTCTTTCTTCCCGTGTAGTTCGCCATAGATCGATCGTTTTGGAACCGAAAACCCGTCGCCGGCCGCGGAAAATGGCACGGACCTCCGGTCGCAAGAGTGGATTATACCGCGAGGGGCGTGTGTCGTCTATCGTTTGTCGTTTGTCGGGGAGAGGTCCGAACGATAAACGACAAACGACAAACGATCAACGATAATAGCTTTCATGCTCATCGCCGCCCTTGCCCTGGCAGACGCGCATCGGGGGGTTTCCCTCGTCGCGGTTCACGATCTCGCCGGCTTTCACGTCGTTTCAGAACGTGCGGGCGAGCGGGTCTTGGAATCCAAAGGGGTCGGGCCGGGATTCGATTGGAACGAACTCGTCGTCTCGTGGAACGCCGAGGATCGGGCGCGGACGGGGCTGGTCGTCGAGGTTCGGGCTCGCGGCGAGGGCTTCGAGTCGAAGTTCTACACGATGGCGCGATGGTCGGCGGATCGTGCGGAGCCGCGCGAGAGCGTCAAGGGTCAGAAGGACGCCGACGGGGACGTGGACACCGACACGCTGAAGCTGCGCCAGCCCGGGCGGGACGTGGACGTGCGCATCACCCTTCGCGCCGAGCCGCCGCGCGCCCAGCCGAAGATCGATCTCCTGACGCTCTGCTTCGCCGATCGACGGGCGTCGCCTCCGCCCTTGGAGCCCTTCAAAGAAGCCTGGGGGAAGGTCATCGAAGCGCCGCGACGGTCTCAGATGAGCTACCCGGGAGGAAACGTGCTGTGCAGCCCGACGGCGGTTTCCATGATCCTCGCGCACTGGGCGGAAGTGCTGGACAGGCCGATGCTCGACCGGGATGTGCCGGAGGTGCAGGCGGGGGTGTTCGATCCCAAATGGCCGGGGACGGGCAACTGGCCCTTCAACACGGCGTTCGCCGGTTCGCAGCCGGGCATGCGGGCGTACGTGGCGCGCCTCACGGACATCGCCGAACTGGAGGCGTGGACCGCGGCGGGGTTCCCCGTGGCGACCTCGGTGAGCTACGACTTGCTGCGGGGCAAGGGGAAGAAGGGATCCAACGACGGGCACCTCGTGGTGCTCGTCGGGTTCACCGAACAGGGCGATCCGGTGTTCAACGACCCCGGGAAGGGAACCGAGGTGCGCCAGACCTACCAGCGCGCGCATTTCGACGCCGCGTGGGCCTCGTCGGGTCGCACGGTGTACCTCATCTACCCCCGTTACATGGTGCCTCCCGACGACCCCTTCGGCCACTGGGTCCCTTAAGTCTTCGCGCGGCCCCCCCTCAGCGTCTCGGCGCCTCCGCGTGAGCCTTGGCGCTATCTGCGTGCCCCCTTGAAATGCGCCCTGCCCGAAACCAATAGTCCCGATATCCTAGCGTGCGCGCGTTCGAAGCGGGGATACTGCCTGCGGGGATGAAGAACAGGGTTTTATGGATCGTCGGTGTCCTGATGCTCGTCGTCTGCGGATTCGGCGGGGTCGCGTTCCAGAAGATGATGGCGGCTCGGGCCGAATCGAAGGACACTCTGGACAAGACCGCCAAGGTGACGCGCGGGGACTTGGAGGTGCGGGTCGTCGAGACCGGCACCATCGACGCGGTGAAGGCCGTCGAGGTCAAGAGCCGCGTGTCCGGCCGTCTCTCGCAGTTGTTGGTCGATGAGGGCGACCGCGTCGAGAAGGGTCAGTTGATCGCGGTGATCGACCCCAAGGAGACGAAGCTGCAAGTCGAGCGCGACTCCGCGTCGCTGTCAGGGGCCCAAAGCGCCGTCGAGCGGGCGGCGATCGACATCGCGCAGCGCCGCGTGACGGCGGCCGAGGATTTGAAGCAGGCCAAGGCCCGCGTCGCGCAGTTGGAGGCCGAGCTGGGCATTCAGCCGACGTTGACCAGCCAGGCGATCCAATCCGCGCAGACTGCGGTCAACACGGCGATCCAAGCGCGCGAACAGTTGCTGAAGACCACGCAGCCGCTGGACCGCACCAACGCCGAGACCGAGCTGAGCGAAGCGACTTCGGCCCTTCAGAACGCCCAAACCGAATTGGCGCGCCAGCAGGAGCTTCTGAAGCAGGGGTTCGTGGCGCAGCGGGCGGTGGAGGTGGCGAGGTTGGCACTCGATCAGGCGCAGTCGCGCGTGGCGCGGGCGAAGGACCGTCTCGGGCGTCTGGAAACGCAGCAGAAGATCGAGCTGCAGCAGGCCGACGAGCGCGTGAGGCAGACGCAAACCGATCTCGAGCGCGCCAAGGCGAACCGGATCCAGGACATGGTCAAGCGGAAGGAGTACGAGACCGCCGTGGCCTCGATGAAGAAGGCCGAGGCGGCCCTGATGGACGTCGACGCGCTCAAGAAATCGCGCCAGCAGCAGATGGCCACGGTACGGCAGCTCCAGAGCGTGGTCGGCGAGAGCCAGCGGCAGCTCGGTGAGACCGAGATCCGCGCCCCGATCAGCGGAGTCGTGACCAAGAAGATGGTGCAGGAGGGCGAGCTGGTCGCCAGCATCAGCGGGTTCAGCGCCGGCAGTCCGATCGTGCGCATCGAGGATCGCGGCCAGATGATGGTCAAGCTCGACGTGAACGAAATCGACACCGCCCGTCTCGCGTTGGGTATGCCCGCCAAGGTCGACATCGACGCCCTACCCAAGCTGCCGCTGGAAGGGACGGTGCACAAGATCGCTCCGGCCTCGAAGAATGCGGGGACCGCGGCCCAGGGCGGCGCCGAGACCGTGGTGAAGTACGAGGTGGAGATCTGGCTCTCCAGCACTTCGCCCGAAATCCGTTCGGGCATGTCGGCCAAGTGCACGATCATTCCCGAAGCGCGGAAGGGAGTGCTGCAACTGCCGGTGGAGTTTGTCGGTACGGACAGCAAGGGGCGCTTCGTCGAGTTCCCGCTCTCGAAGGCGGAGGAGCAGAAGAAGGATGCCAAGCCGCGTCGCGAGTACGTGCAGGTTGGGTTGAGCACGGGGTCGCGCATCGAGATCCTGTCCGGTCTCAAGGAAGGGGACGTGGTGGCCCGGCCCAAATACACGGGACCCGAGCGCAAGGGCATGATGCAGATGGGAGCCGACGACGGCGACAGCGGCGGTTCGGACGAGCAGAAGAAGGAAGAGGGCTCCGGCTCGTGAACCTCGGACAGTCGTTCCTGATCGCGCTCGGAATGCTTCGGCTGCACAAGCTGCGGGCGTTCCTGACGATGCTCGGCGTGATCATCGGCGTGATGAGCGTGACGATCATCGTCATGGTCTCGAACGGCTTCCAGCACTACCTTGACACCGAGTTCAAGAAGCTCGGGGCCGACACGATCATTTTGTTTTACGATCCGGGTCGGATGCGGCGCGGGCAAAGCGTGGGATTCCTCGAGGGATTGAAGAGCGAGGACATGAAGTTCATCCAAGATCGCGTCGCCGCGATCGACGTGATGTCGGGAATCCAGCAGGTGGGCGGCAAGAAGCTGCGCTACGAAGACCGCGAAATCTCGGACGTCACGATCTACGCGACGGACGAGAACTTCGCGGAGCTCAACCGGATGAACGTGGTCGAGGGGCGCCACTTGACGAAGGCCGACGTGGA
This genomic window from Fimbriimonadaceae bacterium contains:
- a CDS encoding DNA polymerase III subunit alpha produces the protein MSFVHLHNHTEYSLLDGANRIPSMVKRAKELGMQALSISDHGVMFGVMEFYLECKKQGIKPILGVEAYVAPNGLGKRNGREENETYHLLLLAKNLEGYRNLCKLSSIAALEGYYYKPRIDHELLRKHSEGLIGTSTCLGSEICQELLKGSYDKAQYLAGMYAEIFGEGNYFIELQDHRLKEQAMIREPLLRIARELNLPTIATNDAHYLCKTDSKPHDVLLCIQTGSLVEDNKRMRFETDEFYLKSEEEMAALFPDVPEALENTALIAEMCEVELGSQRANMPDPELPEGETPRSYLRKVATEQLAKRVKGADERALERLEYELGVIEKTGFESYFLLVREFADFTRESGIHFGVRGSAAGSLVSYCLGITDIDPLEYDLTFERFLNPERVSMPDIDMDFEDARRDEVIKWVTERYGNDRVAQIVTFGTLGAKAAIKDCGRVQGYTPQETDRICKTVPNLPGMSLARALKESADFRQLVNTEPKVASLVEIAKSVEGMARHCGVHAAGIVISKEPLMEHVPLYRGNDGQAITAYEMGILEKIGLLKMDFLGLSNLTVLAKAVDNIQKARGIELDVGALPLDDEPTYELLARGDTVGVFQLESGGMTRYVQQLKPQSVRELAAMVALYRPGPMEHIPRFIDYKFGRATPEYLDERMRPILEETYGVIVYQDQVLKLVQALAGFSLGKADILRRAMGKKDKKAMDSMHVEFMSGADANGVAAEAAQQVWEMLLPFAGYAFNKAHAVCYAMIAYQTAYLKANYPVEYMAALLAVYRSKEDRVTNFIEECRRQKISVLPPDISLSEVDFCIEHPESLRGEPPKRGAKAPQPGIRFGLAAIKGVGEGLVQAAIADREENGPFRHLFDVADRLKQAGLNRAALDALVRAGALDSIDRNRRKLAEHVDAAMVYAERRGRDREGGQKSIFEEDGDTAAPSFPDLPETETFSRSELLAMEKELMGIYVSDHPLRGMERRIQQSSTHTCGSVEELEEGTSVRLAGVIAALRTITTKQSGKKMATMTLEDFSGQAQVIVFPAVYERFREAIVKDSVVRMRGAVMHRERAGSSGEKSIEIRMEDVEPIEPVLDLQMGGAMDAKRLVIRIEKATPRQLQGLKGLLCKHPGMYEVEVQILPRSTFHPLLLDYTVAPTSDLLASIKNVVTECELELVAPDGSAAEYE
- a CDS encoding 3-deoxy-7-phosphoheptulonate synthase; its protein translation is MPNSPQGRPASPKDDPSSAIRVDDVRIREVKELTPPAHLLREFPTTPSSESLTFGTREAVHRVLHGADDRMLVIVGPCSIHDVRAAREYGERLARIRGEFESELIVVMRVYFEKPRTTVGWKGLINDPNLDGSFQINKGLRVARKLLWELNELGIPCGTEYLDMISPQYYADLISWGAIGARTTESQVHRELSSGLSCPVGFKNGTDGNVRIAVDAIKAAQSPHHFLSVTKGGHSAIVSTKGNEDCHIILRGGRQPNYGAESVDSACKALAAGALAQRLMIDLSHGNSGKEYRNQTAVGAEVARQVAEGDERIFGVMLESHLKAGRQDLEPGQELEYGKSITDACLGWEETVPLLEGMAAAVRRRRLVVEGRS
- a CDS encoding phytanoyl-CoA dioxygenase family protein, giving the protein MDLSTLHQPVSDLFADAHAEDPQGFRLSEEQVAFFHENGYLTGVRVLTDAQVEALREQLAPLMVSGHEGEELWHEYHSNESTNPDTVLFHALGAWRIQPGFHDALWNPRFAVPAAQLLGGRVRFWHDQLFCKPVRHGGVVAWHQDYSYWTRTKPMAHLTCWIGLDDATRDNGCLAYIPRSHEWELLPVTGLAGDMDAIQTVLSEEQKAAFHPVYAELRAGEAAFHHPLLVHGSYENRTDRPRRAMVINAMRDGVCSYTDEPLLQGVPRIRKGEKVDGQFFPLLGS